The Streptomyces sp. NBC_00510 genomic interval TGGGGCCTGCCGACGACTGGGTGGGGGGAGGACTCACGATCCGGTCCTCCACTGCGGACAGGACGAGCATCAGCCCGAGCAGGAACACCGGCAGCCCGAGCACCAATGCGGCGATCATCGCAGATCCTCCGCGTCCGGCAGGGACGTTCGCCGGCGGCGGGCGAGGGCGTCGGACGGGTGGCTGCGGTCGTGGACACGGTGGGACACGGGCGACATGGGCACCTCCACTGCGGCGTCGGATGCCCGCCTTCCCCGCTTCGGGCGTTGTATGGGGCCGCCCGGGAAACCGGCGCTCCCGCGTCCCGGTTCCAGCCCGGGCGCCGCGCCCCGTCGGGTCAGTAGCGGAAGGCGTCGGGGCCGTCGAGCCGCCCGAACCGCCGCGGGTGCGGGATCTGCTCCGGCCGCTGGGCCCACCGGGCCCGGCGGCGCCGGGCGCCTCCGTGCTCGCCCCAGTAGAGGACCGCGACGACACCGGCCGTCGCGCACAGCAACGCGCCGACGACGACGCTGTAGACCGTGCCCGTCGAGAACACCCCGACCACGGTGCCCAGCACGACTCCCAGCATTCCCGCACCGAAAACGAGCCTGCGAATCTTCAAATCCATGAAGAATCACTCCCTTTCGCCAGAACGCATTCCCCGGTGAACGCCCGTCAATCCACGGATCGCCTTAACGAGTGACACCCAGACCGGGTTTGTGACGCGTCATCACGCCATTCCCCCCGCATTCCCCCACGCTCGGGGAGCCGCGGTTTCACACGAGGGCGGCCATCGCCGTGCGGTACAGGACCTCCTCGGCCCGGTCCCACGACCAGCCGTTCTCCACCACGAGCGTGCGCCAGCCGGTCGGGCCGAACCAGAACCAGAGCAGGTCGGCGGTCTCCTCCGGCGAGTAGCGCGCGGCGGATGCGCTCACCGCCAGGAAATGCCGGGCGACCGCGCGCAGCGCCTCCCGGTAGTCCGCCGTCGCCCTTTCCCACAGCGCCTCGCCGTTCTCGTGCACGGGCAGCGCCTTCTGAATCGCCTCGTGCGCCTTGAACTGGCTCTCGTTGCCCGCCCGGGTGCCGCCGGCGAGCGCCCGGAGGACGCCCTCGGGCGTCCGTACGGCCAGGATGCGGGCGACGGCCCCCTCGTAGCCGGACCCCACGACGGCCTTGTCGACGATCCGGTCCAGGATGTCCGATTTGCTGCCGACGCTCGCGAAGACCGTCTTCGACGCGACCCCGGCCGCCGCCGCGATGTCCGCGACGGTCACCCGCCCGTAGCCGCGTTCGGCGAAGAGCTGCTCCGCCTGTTCAAGGATCACCGCACGCGTCCGCGCCGCGGCCTGTTCACGGAGCGGGGAGACGTAAGCGCGCTTGGTGACCATGGCGTCATCCTACTATCGATGCCGCTTTGACCTATCCAATCGGTCCTCTATAACCTCAATATCGGATGCGCGGCTCGCGCATCTGGTGAGACCGGCCCGCAGGACGGGCGGGCGAAAGGTGGGAACGATGGCGATGGACGCCAAGGACCTGGCCGAAGGGCTCTTCCGGATCCTGGAGACGGGCGACGCGGCGCTGGCCGCCGAGGTCGTGGGCACCGACAACCACAACCGGGAGGCGGCCGTCTCGCCCCCGGCCTGTTCGACACCCGGCCCGGCGGGGACGCTGGCCTCTGGCGCGTGGCTCCGCTCGGCCTTCAGCGGGCTGCGCTTCCCGGTGCTGGGCATCGCCCGCAACGACGATCAGGTCTGGATCCGGCTGCGCATGCAGGGACGGCACACCGGTCCGTTCGTACGCTTCCGGGACGGCGTCCTCGACCAGGCGATCCCTCCCACGGGGCGCGAGGTCGACTTCGAGCAGGTGCACCTGCTCGACCTCCGCGACGGCAAGGTCGTCCGGCACGAGGCGCTGCGCGACGACGTCACGATGCTGGGCCAGCTCGGCGTCTTCCCCCCGTCGCCGGCCGTGGCGCTGCGCATGGTCGCCTGGAAGGTCTCCGGACGCGCCAAGCGGGCCGCCGACGAGGTCACGAAGCTCGCCGCCGAGGCGGCCGGGCAGGCGCGCGCGTAGTCCGGCGGGCCCGGGTCAGCGGGCGCCCGAGGCGCCCCGTGCCAGCAGGAGCAGCGCGTCGACCAGGCTCTCGGCCGAGCTGCCGGTGGCCAGGCGGCGCAGCTGCATCCCGAACACCAGGGCCACGACCGTCGAGGCGGCCTCCTCGGCGTCCGGCACGCCGAGGGCGGTCAGCACGGACGCGGCGAGCCGGTCGTAGGCGGCGAAGCACTCGGCCGCGGCCTCCCGCAGGGCGGGGTCACGGCCGGCCTGGACGTACAGCTCGAAGGGCGCGAGGTGGGTGCTGTCGAAGCCCGTCCCCTCGGCGACCTGCCCCACCAGCGCGGCGGCGCCCTTGAGGTCGATGCCCTCCTGCTGCCCCCGGGCGGCCAGTTCGGTGAAGCGGCCGGTCTCCTCCTCCACGAAGTGCAGCAGGCTCTCCCGCAGCAGGTCGTGCTGCGTGGCGAAGTGGTAGGTCACCGAGCCGAGGGACACCCCGGCCTCCTGGGCGATGCGCCGGTTGGTGACCGCGGCGACACCGTCCTGACCGATGATCCGCAGGACGGCGCTGATGATGTTCTGGCGGGTGCCGGCCGGGTTGGGCATGCCCGTCATTCTGTCACCGCGGCGGGGGCGCGCTGCTCGTACCAGCGCTGATCGCTCTCCAGCTGAGCGGCGAGCGAGATCAGCAGGGGCTCGCTGTGGGCCGGACCGAGGAGCTGGGCGCCCACCGGCAGGCCGTCGCCGAAGCCCGCCGGGACGCTGATGCCGGGCCAGCCGAGCACGTTCCACGGCCAGGCGTACGGACAGGCCGCGATCACCGCCTGGTCGGTCCGCCGCCCGGACAGCCCCGTCATGGCGCCGACGGCCGGGGGCGGGGTGGCGGTGGCGGGGGTGAGGAGCACGTCGAAGCGGGAGAAGATCTCCCCGATCCTGCGGTGCTGGCCGCCCTCCGCGCGGCGGGCGCGGCGCAGGGCGGTCCCGGCGAGCAGGCGCCCGTTCCGGGAGGCGGTCAGGGTGCGGGGGTCGAGAAGCGTACGGTCCGGGACACGTTCGCTCCACTGGCTGATGCCGGCGAACGCGCGGGGCAGGAAGCTCAGTCCGATCAGGCCGTAGCGCGGCTCGGCCTCCTCCACGTCGTGGCCCAGCCGGGCGAGGGCGTCGGCCAGGTCCCCGAGCGCGCGGCGCACGGACGGGTGGAGCGGGGCGCGGGCGGCGACGAACGGGGGCCGCCAGGACACCGCGATCCGCAGCCGGCCCGGTTCGCGCCCGGCCGCCTCGACGGCGGCGATGACCGGGGGCCGGTGGAGGTCGCCCGGGTGCTGTCCGGCGGCGGCGTCCAGCAGCAGCGCCGCGTCGCCAACGGTGCGGGCGAGCGGGCCGTTGACGGTCAGTCCGTGGAAGGACTCGGCGTCGGGCCAGGTGGAGACCCGGCCACGCTGCGGCTTGATGCCCACCAGACGCGTCCACGCCGCGGGGATGCGGACCGAACCCGCCCCGTCCGAGCCCAGCGCCCCGGCCACCACCCCGGCGGCCACCGCCGCCGCGGCGCCGCCGGAGGAACCCCCGGGCGTGTGCCCGAGGTCCCACGGGTTGCGGGTGGCGCCGAAGGCGGGGCCCTCGGTGAACGGCCACTGCCCCAGCTCACAGGTGTTGGTCTTGCCGACGACGATCGCGCCGGCCGCGCGCAGCCGCCGTACCGCCTCGCCGTCCTCGGACTTGGCCGGGAAGACCCCGGCGCAGCCGAACGCGGTCGGTTCGCCCGCCAGGTCCGTGTCGTCCTTGATCGCGACGGGGACGCCCAGCAGCGGCAGCCGCTCGCCCCGCTCCAGCCGCCGGTCGGCCTCCTCGGCCTCCGCCAGGGCGGCCTCGGCGCGAACGCGGCGGAAGGCGTTGACGGTCGGCTGGGTGGCGTCGATGCGGTCGAGCGTCACGCGCACCAGCTCCGCCGCGGTGACTTCGCCTTCGCGCAGCGCCCGGGCCTGCGCCGCCAGACCCTCGGTACGGGCAGTGGACACGGCCGCCCCCTCTCCCTATTGTTCGTTCGAACGAACGAGACGGGAGGTTAGACGGATGCGCATCGCCGGTGCAACTGTTCTGCTCACCGGTGCCACGGGTGGGCTCGGCCAGGACATGGCACGCGAACTCGCCGCCAGGGGCGCGCGGTTGACCCTCAGCGGGCGCCGCGCCGACGTCCTCGAACCCCTGGCCAAGAGCCTGGACGCGAGGGCCGTCCCCGCCGACCTCGCGGACCGCGCCGACGTGGAGCGGCTGGCCGCCGAGTGCGCCGGCGTCGACGTCCTCGTGGCCAACGCCGCCCTGCCGAGCAGCGGCGAGCTGCTGGACTACTCCCCCGACCAGCTCGACCGCGCCCTGATGGTGAACCTGCGGGCACCGGTCCTGCTGGCGCGGCTGCTGGCGCCGGCCATGGTCGAGGCCGGGCGGGGCCACATCGTCCTCATCGGCTCGCTGTCCGGCAAGGCCGCCTCGCGGTCCACCTCCCTGTACAGCGCGACCAAGTTCGGCCTCCGCGGCTTCGCCCACGGCTTCCGCGAGGACCTGCACGGCACCGGTGTCGGGGTGTCACTGGTCCAGCCCGGATTCGTCCGGGACGCGGGCATGTTCGCCGACACCGGTGCCAAGGCGCCCGCCGGGGCACGTACCGTGACCCCGCGCCAGGTCACGGCGGGGGTCGTCCGGGCCGTCGAACGCAACCTCGGCGAGGTGAACGTGGCCCCGCCCGAGCTGCGCCTGCTCAGCGCCGTCGCCGGACAGTTCCCGGTGTTCGCCGCCCGCGTCCAGCGGCTCA includes:
- a CDS encoding TetR family transcriptional regulator is translated as MVTKRAYVSPLREQAAARTRAVILEQAEQLFAERGYGRVTVADIAAAAGVASKTVFASVGSKSDILDRIVDKAVVGSGYEGAVARILAVRTPEGVLRALAGGTRAGNESQFKAHEAIQKALPVHENGEALWERATADYREALRAVARHFLAVSASAARYSPEETADLLWFWFGPTGWRTLVVENGWSWDRAEEVLYRTAMAALV
- a CDS encoding ester cyclase, which encodes MAMDAKDLAEGLFRILETGDAALAAEVVGTDNHNREAAVSPPACSTPGPAGTLASGAWLRSAFSGLRFPVLGIARNDDQVWIRLRMQGRHTGPFVRFRDGVLDQAIPPTGREVDFEQVHLLDLRDGKVVRHEALRDDVTMLGQLGVFPPSPAVALRMVAWKVSGRAKRAADEVTKLAAEAAGQARA
- a CDS encoding TetR/AcrR family transcriptional regulator is translated as MPNPAGTRQNIISAVLRIIGQDGVAAVTNRRIAQEAGVSLGSVTYHFATQHDLLRESLLHFVEEETGRFTELAARGQQEGIDLKGAAALVGQVAEGTGFDSTHLAPFELYVQAGRDPALREAAAECFAAYDRLAASVLTALGVPDAEEAASTVVALVFGMQLRRLATGSSAESLVDALLLLARGASGAR
- a CDS encoding amidase translates to MSTARTEGLAAQARALREGEVTAAELVRVTLDRIDATQPTVNAFRRVRAEAALAEAEEADRRLERGERLPLLGVPVAIKDDTDLAGEPTAFGCAGVFPAKSEDGEAVRRLRAAGAIVVGKTNTCELGQWPFTEGPAFGATRNPWDLGHTPGGSSGGAAAAVAAGVVAGALGSDGAGSVRIPAAWTRLVGIKPQRGRVSTWPDAESFHGLTVNGPLARTVGDAALLLDAAAGQHPGDLHRPPVIAAVEAAGREPGRLRIAVSWRPPFVAARAPLHPSVRRALGDLADALARLGHDVEEAEPRYGLIGLSFLPRAFAGISQWSERVPDRTLLDPRTLTASRNGRLLAGTALRRARRAEGGQHRRIGEIFSRFDVLLTPATATPPPAVGAMTGLSGRRTDQAVIAACPYAWPWNVLGWPGISVPAGFGDGLPVGAQLLGPAHSEPLLISLAAQLESDQRWYEQRAPAAVTE
- a CDS encoding SDR family NAD(P)-dependent oxidoreductase codes for the protein MRIAGATVLLTGATGGLGQDMARELAARGARLTLSGRRADVLEPLAKSLDARAVPADLADRADVERLAAECAGVDVLVANAALPSSGELLDYSPDQLDRALMVNLRAPVLLARLLAPAMVEAGRGHIVLIGSLSGKAASRSTSLYSATKFGLRGFAHGFREDLHGTGVGVSLVQPGFVRDAGMFADTGAKAPAGARTVTPRQVTAGVVRAVERNLGEVNVAPPELRLLSAVAGQFPVFAARVQRLSGSAERATRDIVTAQRHRR